The Clostridia bacterium genomic interval AATAATAATTCAAAAGAATATAAAAGATCACAAGCAGGCTGTTCATGAGATGTTGAATATGTTGACAGATGAGAGATATGGTGTTATTAAGTCACTAGAAGAGATATCTGCTGTAGGACATAGGACTGTACATGGAGGAGAAAGGTTTTCAGGGGCGGTTAAAATAGATGAAAAAGTATTGGAAACCATGAAGGAATGTAGTGAATTGGCGCCCTTGCACAATCCTCCTAATATAATTGGTATAGAAGTATGCAAACAATTGATGCCGGAGGTGCCAATGGTAGGTATTTTTGATACTGCCTTTCATCAGACTATTCCTGAAAAGGCTTATCTATACGGCATACCATATGAGACATACCAAAAATATAAAATAAGAAAATACGGTTTTCACGGAACATCCCATAAGTATGTAGCTCAAAAGGCTGCAGAGATGGTGGGGATGCCCCTTGAAAGTCTTAAAATAATTACATGTCACTTAGGAAACGGATCCAGTATAACCGCTATAAAAGATGGCAAATCCATCGATACTAGCATGGGTTTTACCCCATTGGAAGGTGTTTTGATGGGCACCAGATCTGGGGATCTAGATCCTGCAGTTATCACTTTTTTGATGAAAAAGGAAAATCTGACTGTACAACAGATTGATAACTTGTTGAATAAGAAATCTGGTGTTTTGGGTATATCGGGTGTGAGCAGTGATTTTAGAGATTTAGAGATAAAGGCTAAAGACGGCAATAAAAGAGCCAAGCTAGCCATAGATATTTTTGTTTACAGAGTAAAGAAATATATAGGTGCTTATACAGCAGCCATGGATGGAGTGGATATCGTTGTTTTTACCGGCGGTATAGGTGAAAATTCTCCTACCATAAGAAAGGATATATGCAATGGGATGAATTACCTGGGAATCAATATTGACATGGATAAAAACCAGAAAGCAATAGGTCAAAAAGCTGTTATATCATCCCAAAGTTCCAAGGTAAAGCTGATTGTTATGCCTACAAATGAAGAATTAATGATAGCATTAGAAACTAAAAGAGTGGTATAAAAGTTTCTATTGCACATCGAAACAGGAGGAGGTCGACTTAATGTCAAATAAATACAAAACAACGTATAGGTCTTATTTAATAGACCATCATTCTCCCGATCCGCCTATTGTGACTTTTGATAACTTAAATGCAGAAGAATACGAGGAATTTTTTAAAAATGCCAATATCGATAGTTTAATATTGTACTGCAAGGATCATTGGGGAGCAGCATATTATAATACCAAAATAGGAAAGAAACACCCAGGTTTAAAACAGGACTGGATTGCAGAGCTAAAAGAGGTATTAACAAAGAATGATATTGAATTTACTGCTTATTATTGTATAGAATATGATAACCATGCCGGGATAAGTCATCCGGACTGGAGGATAATAGATAAAGATGGCCAGCCCCTCAGACGGATAGATGAATTCGCTAAATGGTGGTTATGCTGTTATGAGACAGGATATAGGGAATATTGTATACAACAGTTGAAAGAGATTGTATCCAATTACCAGCCGGATAGTCTTTTTCTGGATATACTTGGTGCCTCATTATGCTATTGTCCGTCCTGTCTTGCTAAGTTTAAGGATATATATGGTTATGATCTGCCTAGAGATGAAAGATCCATTATGGATAAAAAGGGAGATATACTGGAATTTTTAGACCTTAAAACAAAAGAATTCTTAAAACTGATAAAATCTACTTTAAAGGAAATTGATCCCTCTTTAGCTATAACTATAAACTTTTCCAGTCATTATACTAAAGATGTAAGGGATATGCTGGATTATCAATTTTCCGAACCCTGGGCGGGGAACTGGTTGTCTGCTGCCTATGCGCGAGATACTGCTGTAGGCAGATATCCCCAGTTAGGGCCAGGTGAAGAATCCAGAATTTATGATTATAAACCTGAAAACATTTATATTCTGGATATCGCAGAAATAACAGCTCAAGGATGTAAGGCATGTATATACAGTGGGTCTCAACACATAGACGGTACATTAGAACATGAAGAGGCAAAAAGAATGGGTGCAGCCTATAAAGAAGTGAAAAGGTACCAAAAATATTTAGGTCAACGATCACCGGTAAAAGAAATAGCTATACTACAGAGCGATAAAGCTGCAAATATAAAGCTTGATAAAATAATACCTGATGCTATACTCAAAGCCAAACAAGGAAATGAGCACAGGAGAGCCTTGCTGGGGGCTATGAAACTCTGTGATTATTCAAAGATACCATGGAATATACTGCCGGAACAGGATGCTTGTTATCAGGAATTGATGAACTATAAAATGCTGATATTGCCCAATGTATACTATATAAATGATGAATTAAAGCAGAATATAAAAAG includes:
- a CDS encoding beta-galactosidase trimerization domain-containing protein; this encodes MSNKYKTTYRSYLIDHHSPDPPIVTFDNLNAEEYEEFFKNANIDSLILYCKDHWGAAYYNTKIGKKHPGLKQDWIAELKEVLTKNDIEFTAYYCIEYDNHAGISHPDWRIIDKDGQPLRRIDEFAKWWLCCYETGYREYCIQQLKEIVSNYQPDSLFLDILGASLCYCPSCLAKFKDIYGYDLPRDERSIMDKKGDILEFLDLKTKEFLKLIKSTLKEIDPSLAITINFSSHYTKDVRDMLDYQFSEPWAGNWLSAAYARDTAVGRYPQLGPGEESRIYDYKPENIYILDIAEITAQGCKACIYSGSQHIDGTLEHEEAKRMGAAYKEVKRYQKYLGQRSPVKEIAILQSDKAANIKLDKIIPDAILKAKQGNEHRRALLGAMKLCDYSKIPWNILPEQDACYQELMNYKMLILPNVYYINDELKQNIKRFVENGGFVIACGETGLYDKNGDVLDDFSLSDIYACSYIGTCDKYVDNGWGAYLKLNDDDVWKYMPDTTPPVSKLWHQIKTEGAKTIANYILPSTEVTMDKWVNWWSPPPGELTEYPAVTINNIGKGIVLYTAFDFLSMENERFNWIKKFFKGITEQYIQKPKLSLSTENMNILKMSYFDRKDRQELIIHQVSNMCRMTGGHDIAVDGGTLVVNSNFREIKSAHIVYPDNVQLKVEKLDDVYKIKLPDIGIHQVIKIDYME
- a CDS encoding acetate kinase — translated: MNILVINCGSSSLKYQLIDIEDETVIAKGNVERIGIEDSSIKHTVSGQDEIIIQKNIKDHKQAVHEMLNMLTDERYGVIKSLEEISAVGHRTVHGGERFSGAVKIDEKVLETMKECSELAPLHNPPNIIGIEVCKQLMPEVPMVGIFDTAFHQTIPEKAYLYGIPYETYQKYKIRKYGFHGTSHKYVAQKAAEMVGMPLESLKIITCHLGNGSSITAIKDGKSIDTSMGFTPLEGVLMGTRSGDLDPAVITFLMKKENLTVQQIDNLLNKKSGVLGISGVSSDFRDLEIKAKDGNKRAKLAIDIFVYRVKKYIGAYTAAMDGVDIVVFTGGIGENSPTIRKDICNGMNYLGINIDMDKNQKAIGQKAVISSQSSKVKLIVMPTNEELMIALETKRVV